The DNA segment CGATCATCCTCTTCTCCGTCGGCGGCGTCTTCTCGATCTACGAGGGCGTCGAGAAGATCGCCGAGCCGCACGAGCTCGAGAACGCCTGGCTGCCGATCCTGGTCCTCGTCGTCTCGATCTGCCTCGAGGGCTACTCGCTGCGCACCGGGGTCAAGGAGTCGAACAAGGTCCGCGGGCAGCAGTCCTGGCTGCAGTTCATCCGCCGGGCGAAGGCGCCGGAGCTGCCGGTCGTGCTGCTCGAGGACGTCGCCGCGCTCACCGGTCTCGTCTTCGCGCTGCTCGGCGTCGGCCTCTCGGTGATCACCGGGAACACGGTCTTCGACGCGATCGGCACGATCATGATCGGCACCCTGCTGGTCGTCGTCGCGATCGTCCTCGGCGTCGAGACCAAGAGCCTGCTGGTCGGCGAGGGCGCGACCCCGGCCGACGCCGCGGCGATCCGCGCGGCGATCGAGGCCGGTCCGGACGTCGAGCGCGTCATCCACATGAAGACCCTCTACCTCGGTCCGGACGAGATCCTCGTCGCCGCCAAGCTCGCCTTCCCCGCCGCCGAGACGATGGCCGAGCTGGCCGCGGGGATCGACGCGACGGAGAAGCGCATCCGCGACGCGGTCCCGGCCGCCCGCGTCATCTACCTCGAACCCGACGTCGACCGCGGGGCGCTGCCGCCCTCGACGGAGCCGACCGCCGCCGCCGGGAGCGCCGGCTGATGCGGCGGGTCCTCGCGATCGTCAACGAGCGCGGCGCCGGGCTCGGCGCCCTCGAGCCGATGCTGCGCGACCGGGGCTTCGCGGTCGACGCGGTCGCCGGCACCGACCTCGACTCCGTCGACATCCTCGCGCCCGACCTCGTCGTCACCCTCGGCTCGAGCGCCGGCGTCTACGAGACCGCCCGGCACCCCTTCATCTCGCCCGAGATCGCCCTGCTGCAGGACCGGCTGCACCACCGCCGGCCGACCCTCGGCGTCTGCTTCGGCGCGCAGCTGATCGCCGCTGCGCTCGGCGAGGAGGTCCGCCCCGGCCCGACCCGCGAGGTCGGCTTCCGCGGCATCGTCGCGACCGAGGCGGGACTTCGCTCGCCGCTGCGCCACCTCGCCGAGGTCCCGGTGATGCAGTGGCACAGCGACACCTTCGACCTGCCCGCGGGGACGACCCTGCTCGCCTCCTCGCCCTCCTACGCCGTCGAGGCCTTCGCGATCGACGGCTGGCTGCTCGGCGTGCAGTTCCACCCGGAGCTCACCGGCGAGCTGGCCGGGCGCTGGCTCGAGGGCGACGCCGAGTACGCCGCGGGAGCGGGCTACGGGCACGAGCAGCTCGAGGACGACGTGCGCGAGGGCCGCTTCGAGCGGATGCGGACGGCGACGGAGGCCGCGCTCGGCGAATGGGTCGGCGCGCAGGGCTGAGTCGCGTGCTCCGGAGTCTCGCGCTCCGGGCCGCTCAGCGCTTCGCCGCGAAGAAGTCGAGCAGCAGCCGCG comes from the Rathayibacter festucae DSM 15932 genome and includes:
- a CDS encoding cation diffusion facilitator family transporter is translated as MSASGGGSAIIAALAANLGIALTKLVAWFFSGSASMLAEGVHSLADSGNQLLLLLGGRKSRKAADEEHPFGYGRERYVYAFVVAIILFSVGGVFSIYEGVEKIAEPHELENAWLPILVLVVSICLEGYSLRTGVKESNKVRGQQSWLQFIRRAKAPELPVVLLEDVAALTGLVFALLGVGLSVITGNTVFDAIGTIMIGTLLVVVAIVLGVETKSLLVGEGATPADAAAIRAAIEAGPDVERVIHMKTLYLGPDEILVAAKLAFPAAETMAELAAGIDATEKRIRDAVPAARVIYLEPDVDRGALPPSTEPTAAAGSAG
- a CDS encoding glutamine amidotransferase-related protein: MRRVLAIVNERGAGLGALEPMLRDRGFAVDAVAGTDLDSVDILAPDLVVTLGSSAGVYETARHPFISPEIALLQDRLHHRRPTLGVCFGAQLIAAALGEEVRPGPTREVGFRGIVATEAGLRSPLRHLAEVPVMQWHSDTFDLPAGTTLLASSPSYAVEAFAIDGWLLGVQFHPELTGELAGRWLEGDAEYAAGAGYGHEQLEDDVREGRFERMRTATEAALGEWVGAQG